From one Streptomyces chromofuscus genomic stretch:
- a CDS encoding AI-2E family transporter, with product MSRVPGWLGRVGTRLTEMGQRWEQRRAEAERADAEPEPAPEESAEAVGSAGYAPDGPVVTRPDPAQAVPWGMRVAAEAGWRLLVLAGTLWVLMRVISAVQLVVLAFVAALLMTALLQPTVARLRRYGVPRGPATAMTAILGFVVMGLIGWFVTWQVMENIDDLSDQVQDGIDELRRWLLDSPFHVTDKQINDIAENLREAVGANTDQITTAGLEGVTVVVETLTGILLAVFSTLFLLYDGRRIWEWTLKLVPAAARPGVAGAGPRAWRTLTAYVRGTVVVALIDAIFIGLGIYFLDVPMAVPLAVFIFLGAFVPLVGAVVSGALAVVVALVTQGVFTAVMTLVVVLAVQQIEGHILQPFILGRAVRVHPLAVVLAVAAGGMVAGIGGAVVAVPLVAVTNTVVGYLRAYSHERAVRHAPRPRGATASDAAPGSPDHRPGPVG from the coding sequence ATGTCGCGAGTGCCAGGGTGGCTCGGTCGGGTCGGCACCCGACTGACCGAGATGGGGCAACGGTGGGAGCAGCGCCGTGCCGAGGCCGAGAGGGCGGACGCAGAACCCGAACCGGCGCCCGAGGAGTCGGCCGAGGCGGTGGGCTCCGCCGGGTACGCCCCGGACGGTCCGGTCGTCACCCGTCCCGATCCGGCGCAGGCCGTGCCGTGGGGGATGCGGGTCGCGGCGGAGGCCGGCTGGCGGCTGCTGGTGCTGGCAGGCACGCTGTGGGTGCTGATGCGGGTCATCAGCGCCGTGCAACTGGTCGTGCTGGCCTTCGTGGCCGCGCTGCTCATGACGGCTCTGTTGCAGCCCACGGTGGCGCGGCTGCGGCGGTACGGAGTGCCGCGGGGCCCGGCGACGGCGATGACCGCGATCCTCGGGTTCGTGGTGATGGGCCTGATCGGCTGGTTCGTGACCTGGCAGGTCATGGAGAACATCGACGACCTCTCCGACCAGGTCCAGGACGGCATCGACGAGTTGCGGCGATGGCTGCTCGACAGTCCCTTCCATGTGACCGACAAGCAGATCAACGACATCGCCGAGAACCTGCGCGAGGCGGTCGGGGCGAACACCGACCAGATCACGACCGCCGGCCTGGAGGGCGTGACGGTCGTCGTCGAGACGCTGACCGGGATCCTGCTGGCGGTGTTCTCGACGCTGTTCCTGCTCTACGACGGGCGGCGGATCTGGGAGTGGACGCTGAAGCTGGTGCCGGCGGCGGCGCGTCCGGGAGTGGCGGGAGCCGGGCCCCGGGCCTGGCGGACGCTCACGGCGTACGTGCGCGGCACGGTGGTAGTGGCCCTCATTGACGCCATCTTCATCGGCCTCGGCATCTACTTCCTGGACGTGCCGATGGCGGTCCCGCTGGCGGTGTTCATCTTCCTCGGGGCGTTCGTGCCGTTGGTGGGCGCGGTGGTCTCGGGCGCCCTGGCGGTGGTCGTGGCGCTCGTCACGCAGGGCGTCTTCACGGCGGTGATGACGCTGGTCGTGGTGCTCGCCGTGCAGCAGATCGAGGGCCACATCCTCCAGCCGTTCATCCTCGGCAGGGCGGTGCGGGTGCATCCGCTGGCCGTGGTCCTGGCGGTGGCGGCGGGCGGCATGGTGGCCGGGATCGGTGGCGCGGTGGTGGCGGTCCCGCTGGTGGCGGTCACGAACACCGTGGTCGGCTATCTGCGCGCCTACTCCCACGAACGGGCCGTGCGCCACGCCCCGCGTCCCCGGGGCGCCACGGCGTCGGACGCCGCCCCGGGTTCGCCGGACCACCGGCCCGGCCCGGTCGGCTGA
- a CDS encoding ABC transporter permease produces MRPRQWYRDLAMGVRFAFTGRGGWVRAVLTAVGVGLGVALLLLTTAIPNALDARRAREQARNDYRFSQTVPPKSDSTLLVAAVGTTFRDLDIRGRALEPEGPKAPLPPGVDTMPGVGEMVVSPRLKTLLESPDAKLLRERLPERIVGTIGEPGLVGSAELAFYRGAEGLSAHLDQGPVHRIERFGEPIPGTSEPWDPVLLLLLLVVFVVLLVPVGVFVAAAVRFGGEGRDRRLAALRLVGSDSGMTRRVAAGEALAGSVLGLVFGTGFFLIGRQLAGQAEVFDVSVFPSYLDPSPALAALVAALVPAAAVLVTLFALRGVVIEPLGVVRTARPSRRRLWWRLLLPLAGLAMLAPMIGQGGDAGKFNQYLVVGGVMLLLIGVTALLPWIVETVVARLGAGSVSWQLAVRRLQLSSGTAARTVNGIAVAVAGAIALQMLFAGVESDFTRRTAYDLSRAQMQVRLSQGVALAAAAEEFRRTEGVRKVYAFSEGYLGERRRNPEHGAQVTVGDCDQLRVLATLPSCRDGDAFVLADAEWDTDSADLAQPGRTLYFDPSYEGSPQGAEAAWTVPAVRDAAALPGLTGEARGGFLVTPKALSQAAVDTMTSEVYLKIDDTRPDVRDLVRNTSAALDPLADPMVWVSTERAGRYDSIRTGLFVGAACVLALIGASLLVSQLEQLRERRKLLSALVAFGTRRRTLSLSVLWQTAIPIVLGLTLASVVGLTLGAVLLKMTATGVSVDWASVLSMIGIGAGVVLLVTLMSLPPLLRLMRPEGLRTE; encoded by the coding sequence ATGAGGCCCCGCCAGTGGTACCGGGACCTCGCCATGGGCGTCCGGTTCGCGTTCACCGGCCGGGGCGGCTGGGTGCGGGCGGTGCTCACGGCGGTCGGCGTCGGACTCGGCGTGGCGCTGCTGCTGCTCACCACCGCGATCCCGAACGCGCTGGACGCCCGGCGCGCACGCGAACAGGCCCGCAACGACTACAGGTTCAGCCAGACGGTGCCGCCGAAGTCGGACTCCACCCTGCTCGTCGCCGCCGTCGGCACCACCTTCCGCGACCTGGACATCCGCGGCCGGGCGCTGGAACCCGAGGGCCCGAAGGCACCCCTGCCACCCGGCGTCGACACGATGCCCGGGGTCGGCGAGATGGTCGTCTCCCCCCGGCTGAAGACGCTGCTGGAGTCGCCCGACGCGAAGCTGCTGCGCGAGCGGCTGCCGGAGCGGATCGTCGGCACGATCGGCGAGCCCGGCCTGGTGGGCTCCGCCGAACTCGCCTTCTACCGCGGCGCCGAAGGGCTCTCCGCCCATCTCGACCAGGGCCCGGTGCACCGGATCGAACGGTTCGGGGAGCCGATCCCGGGCACCTCCGAGCCCTGGGACCCGGTACTACTGCTGCTGCTGCTGGTCGTCTTCGTGGTCCTGCTGGTGCCGGTGGGCGTCTTCGTCGCCGCGGCCGTGCGGTTCGGCGGCGAGGGACGCGACCGACGGCTCGCGGCGCTGCGGCTGGTGGGCTCCGACAGCGGAATGACCCGCCGGGTCGCGGCGGGCGAGGCACTCGCCGGGTCCGTGCTGGGCCTGGTCTTCGGCACCGGATTCTTCCTGATAGGACGTCAGCTCGCCGGGCAGGCCGAGGTGTTCGACGTCAGCGTCTTCCCGAGCTACCTCGACCCCTCCCCCGCCCTCGCCGCGCTGGTCGCGGCCCTGGTCCCGGCGGCGGCCGTGCTGGTCACCCTCTTCGCGCTGCGCGGCGTGGTCATCGAACCGCTCGGCGTGGTCCGCACGGCCAGGCCCAGCCGCCGCAGGCTCTGGTGGCGGCTGCTGCTGCCACTGGCCGGCCTGGCGATGCTCGCCCCGATGATCGGCCAGGGCGGCGACGCGGGCAAGTTCAACCAGTACCTGGTCGTCGGCGGCGTGATGCTGCTGCTCATCGGCGTCACCGCGCTGCTGCCGTGGATCGTCGAGACGGTCGTCGCCCGGCTCGGCGCGGGCTCGGTCTCCTGGCAGCTGGCGGTCCGCCGGCTCCAGCTGAGCAGCGGCACGGCGGCCCGCACCGTCAACGGCATCGCCGTCGCGGTGGCCGGGGCGATCGCCCTGCAGATGCTGTTCGCCGGGGTGGAGAGCGACTTCACCCGGCGGACCGCGTACGACCTCAGCAGGGCGCAGATGCAGGTACGGCTGTCGCAGGGCGTTGCCCTGGCCGCGGCCGCCGAGGAGTTCCGCAGGACCGAGGGCGTGCGCAAGGTCTACGCCTTCTCCGAGGGCTATCTGGGCGAGCGGCGCAGGAACCCCGAGCACGGTGCCCAGGTGACGGTGGGCGACTGCGACCAGCTGCGGGTGCTGGCGACGCTCCCGTCGTGCCGGGACGGTGATGCCTTCGTGCTGGCCGACGCGGAGTGGGACACCGACAGCGCCGACCTGGCGCAGCCGGGCCGGACGCTCTACTTCGACCCCAGCTACGAGGGCAGTCCCCAGGGCGCCGAGGCCGCGTGGACCGTGCCGGCCGTGCGCGACGCGGCCGCCCTGCCGGGCCTGACGGGCGAAGCGCGCGGTGGGTTCCTGGTCACGCCGAAGGCCCTGTCGCAGGCGGCTGTGGACACGATGACCAGCGAGGTCTACCTCAAGATCGACGACACGAGGCCGGACGTGCGCGACCTGGTGCGCAACACCTCGGCGGCCCTCGACCCGCTCGCGGACCCCATGGTGTGGGTGTCCACCGAGCGCGCCGGCCGCTACGACTCCATCCGCACCGGCCTGTTCGTCGGCGCGGCCTGCGTCCTGGCCCTCATCGGCGCGAGCCTGCTCGTCTCCCAGCTGGAGCAGCTGCGCGAACGCAGGAAGCTGCTGTCGGCCCTGGTCGCCTTCGGCACCCGGCGCCGCACGCTGAGCCTGTCCGTCCTGTGGCAGACGGCGATCCCGATCGTGCTGGGCCTCACCCTCGCCTCGGTGGTGGGCCTCACCCTGGGCGCGGTGCTGCTGAAGATGACGGCCACCGGGGTGAGCGTCGACTGGGCGAGCGTGCTGTCGATGATCGGCATCGGCGCGGGCGTCGTCCTCCTCGTCACCCTGATGAGCCTGCCGCCCCTGCTGCGGCTGATGCGCCCGGAGGGCCTGCGCACCGAGTGA
- a CDS encoding ABC transporter ATP-binding protein — MSPSGSLLVAEGLRKTYGPTTALDGADFSIHPGEVVAVMGPSGSGKSTLLHCLAGIVTPDEGSIRYDGRETATMNDAQRSALRRSDFGFVFQFGQLVPELTCVENVALPLRLNGTSRKAAERTALSWMERLEVDGIGRKRPGEVSGGQGQRVAVARALVTGPRVLFADEPTGALDSLNGERVMELLTDAARSTNAAVVLVTHEARVAAYSDREIVVRDGRSRDMERAV; from the coding sequence GTGAGTCCCTCCGGTTCCCTGCTCGTGGCCGAGGGCCTGCGCAAGACGTACGGCCCGACGACCGCCCTGGACGGCGCCGACTTCTCCATCCACCCCGGCGAGGTCGTCGCCGTGATGGGCCCCTCCGGCTCCGGCAAGTCCACCCTGCTGCACTGCCTCGCCGGGATCGTCACGCCCGACGAGGGCTCGATCCGGTACGACGGCCGGGAGACGGCCACGATGAACGACGCCCAGCGCAGCGCGCTCAGGCGCTCGGACTTCGGGTTCGTCTTCCAGTTCGGTCAGCTCGTGCCCGAGCTGACCTGCGTCGAGAACGTGGCCCTGCCACTGCGCCTGAACGGCACCTCCCGCAAGGCGGCCGAGCGCACCGCGCTGTCCTGGATGGAGCGCCTGGAGGTCGACGGCATCGGCCGCAAGCGGCCCGGCGAGGTCTCCGGCGGTCAGGGCCAGCGCGTCGCCGTGGCCCGCGCCCTGGTCACCGGCCCGCGCGTGCTGTTCGCCGACGAGCCGACCGGCGCGCTGGACTCCCTCAACGGCGAGCGCGTGATGGAGCTGCTGACCGACGCGGCCCGCTCCACCAACGCGGCCGTCGTCCTGGTCACGCACGAGGCGCGGGTCGCCGCCTACTCCGACCGCGAGATCGTCGTACGGGACGGCAGGTCCCGGGACATGGAGCGGGCCGTATGA
- a CDS encoding PadR family transcriptional regulator, translating to MSIGHTLLGLLESGPRHGYDLKRAFDEKFGQDRPLHYGQVYSTMSRLLKNGLVEVDGIEPGGGPERKRYAITDAGITDVERWLATPEKPEPYLQSTLYTKVVLALLTRRDAADILDTQRSEHLRLMRLLTERKRKGDLADQLICDHALFHLEADLRWLELTAARLDKLAEAVAK from the coding sequence ATGTCCATCGGTCACACTCTCCTCGGGCTCCTGGAGTCCGGCCCCCGCCACGGCTACGACCTGAAGCGGGCCTTCGACGAGAAGTTCGGTCAGGACCGGCCGCTGCACTACGGCCAGGTCTACTCGACGATGTCCCGGCTGCTGAAGAACGGCCTCGTCGAGGTCGACGGCATCGAGCCGGGCGGCGGGCCGGAACGGAAGCGGTACGCGATCACCGACGCCGGGATCACCGACGTCGAGCGGTGGCTCGCGACGCCGGAGAAGCCGGAGCCGTACCTTCAGTCGACCCTGTACACCAAGGTCGTCCTCGCCCTGCTCACCCGGCGCGACGCCGCCGACATCCTCGACACCCAGCGCTCGGAGCACCTGCGCCTGATGCGGCTGCTCACCGAGCGCAAGCGCAAGGGCGATCTCGCCGACCAGCTGATCTGCGACCACGCGCTGTTCCACCTGGAGGCCGACCTGCGCTGGCTGGAACTGACCGCCGCGCGGCTCGACAAGCTGGCGGAGGCGGTGGCGAAGTGA
- a CDS encoding SPFH domain-containing protein yields MSTHDSPAVADVAEMPAPRVRVFPAHSIGGGLALLLDLVGLMGGVATVVAATTFAATGAKAALIVLGILVAVCSFVAMCGLNMVAPGEARVVQLFGRYRGTIRQDGLRWVNPPPLSASLERGDPHSSRTKISTRVRNHETAVLKVNDAYGNPIELATVVVWKVEDTAQASFEVDDYIEFVSTQTEAAVRHIAIEYPYDAHEEDGLSLRENAEEITGKLAVELHARVEAAGVQIIESRFTHLAHAPEIASAMLQRQRAGAVVAARRQIVDGAVGRVEMALDRLTMGAPPTPFGQWGRDIVELDSERKAAMVSNLMVVLCGDRATQPVVNTGSLYQ; encoded by the coding sequence ATGTCCACGCACGACTCCCCGGCCGTCGCCGACGTCGCGGAGATGCCCGCACCACGCGTCCGCGTGTTCCCGGCGCACAGCATCGGCGGCGGACTCGCCCTGCTCCTGGACCTGGTCGGGCTGATGGGCGGCGTCGCCACGGTGGTCGCCGCCACGACCTTCGCCGCGACGGGCGCCAAGGCCGCGCTGATCGTCCTCGGCATCCTGGTCGCCGTCTGCTCCTTCGTCGCGATGTGCGGGCTGAACATGGTGGCGCCGGGCGAGGCCCGGGTCGTCCAGCTCTTCGGCCGCTACCGGGGCACGATCCGGCAGGACGGCCTGCGCTGGGTGAACCCTCCCCCACTCTCGGCTTCGCTCGAGCGGGGGGACCCCCATTCCTCGCGCACCAAGATCTCCACCCGCGTCCGCAACCACGAGACCGCGGTTCTGAAGGTCAACGACGCCTACGGCAACCCGATCGAACTCGCCACGGTCGTGGTGTGGAAGGTCGAGGACACCGCGCAGGCCTCGTTCGAGGTCGACGACTACATCGAGTTCGTCTCCACCCAGACCGAGGCGGCCGTACGGCACATCGCCATCGAGTACCCGTACGACGCCCACGAGGAGGACGGTCTGTCGCTGCGCGAGAACGCCGAGGAGATCACCGGGAAGCTCGCCGTCGAACTGCACGCCCGGGTCGAGGCGGCCGGCGTGCAGATCATCGAGTCCCGCTTCACGCACCTCGCCCACGCACCGGAGATCGCCTCGGCGATGCTCCAGCGGCAACGGGCCGGCGCGGTCGTCGCGGCCCGGCGGCAGATCGTGGACGGCGCGGTCGGCAGGGTCGAGATGGCGCTGGACCGGCTCACCATGGGGGCACCGCCCACGCCCTTCGGGCAGTGGGGGAGGGACATCGTGGAGCTGGACTCCGAGCGGAAGGCGGCGATGGTCTCCAACCTGATGGTGGTGCTGTGCGGTGACCGGGCCACCCAGCCGGTCGTCAACACCGGGTCCCTCTACCAGTGA